The sequence CTCAAGAGCTCTTACAGGCAAAGCTCTCGGCAGCGCTAAAAGGTTACAAGAGACTGTTTTGTCTACGTTGCTGTAGATGTTTATAATATTTCCCTGCATTGGTGCTGCAGGGGATATCCTGCCTGGGGTAGTGGATCCAGCCCTGCACCTTCCTGTGGTGTTGGGATGCCATCAGCTCGGGGctggtgccagggcagggaccctgtgggtgtgcccaggtgtgtgtcagtcccaggtgggtaCTGGCCGAAGGGATGGATGGCTGGAAGAGCTGGAGCATCACCCTGGAGcatcagcagggagaggaggggacaAAGCAAACCTTTTACTGTGTGCAAGACAATTTTCGGGGATTTTTTtgcagctgtgggagcaggaggTTTTATccactcagctgctcctcaggtAAGGTGCCCTCCATGTTTTCATGGGGTTTGCCAACCTTTGGTCTCTCATGTTCGGCCCCAGCTGGGTGTCATGGTCACCCAGTGCCCTCCTCCAGCACTGGACCCTCACAAGGCTCTCACCATGCCCACAgtgcccgtgtccccagggcttgctgcagggctgtgcctgtcaCTGCAGCCCAGGGGGGACCAAACAGTCCCAAAATGAGCTGTGGGGTGAAGGAGGCTCTGACCAGTGGCTGCAGCAAGCAAGggaggctgctggcactgctggacaGGATCCTGGGAGGGGTCAGTGTAGAGTATTTGCATTTTGGTGACAAACACCCAGGAAGAGCCAGCGTGGCCATGGGATGCCCATGGGGATGACCCCTCAGGAAGCTGCTGTGCACCCTCAGAAGCATCTCTTGCAGGCAGTGCTGAGCTACTTCTTGCACTCCAAATCAGAGCACTTGGGCCTGATTTTTGGGGTTACCCTGAGCAGCCCTCACATGGCAGAGAGCTCCAGTAGCGTGCAAGCAACAAGGAAAGCCTTGCATGCAAACCCTGAGAGCATCTTGTAAACATCCTGGGAAGGAATGGAGCTGGTTTAGGTTGGTTTAGGTGCTGGGGAACCCTTTGAAAGCTCTCTGCTAGCTCTGCCTCTGCATGCAGCTGCATCAGCTGTGCCACCGCTTGCCAGTGACTCTTGGATGCTTGGGGGTTCATAAttcatttctatttttgttGGAAACTCATTCAGTTTCGGTTGTTGCCCCGTCGCAGGAAGTTGCTCTGATGAATGACTGGGGTAGATTTCTCTTCCAGAGGAACCCAGGCTTAATGTGGGCTTTCTGTGGACATCTCTGTATATCAATACTGCTCTAATTGTCCATGACATATAGTCTTGGCCTTTTTCCCAGACAGTCTAAATAAATCATACACTTCTGCTATAGTAAATAGTCTGTTAGAGGAGATGTTATAGGCTTACAGccctcccccctccctccaGGAGCTTCTTTTCTCTGCCTCTCATTTTCCATGTACTTTCCATACCAATGAGGcacctgctgcctgtgcctgcaggTCTGCAAGGACAAAGTGCCCAGTGTTGCAGGTCCCTCCAGGTTTCAGGGGCTCTGGTGGCCgtgcccagagctctgctgtggaaTTGGCATCTGCCCTCGACTGAGCTAAGTGGAGCTGGAAAGTTTCCCACCCCGCTGAAGAAATGCTGGCATTGCACGCTGGCAAAGTCTTTGTTAGTATATATTATTTACATCAAGAGAATGCATAAATAAAATAGTAAATATCTCACAAAAAATACAGGTTCTGTTAACTGGGTGTTGCAAACAAAGCTTTGTGTGCACGGGCTGGGCAAACCTGCACGGAGGGGACAACTTGGGTCCTGCCAGGTCAGCACAAGGGACAGCCCAGGACAAGGTGACATGGCCTGGGGGGGCAGGGGTctcctgggacaggggacaggtcACAGCCCAGGTGAGTGCTCCTCCAGGGAGAATATGGATATGTACCAAAAGCTTTGCTAGGGCTGATGGTGGGAAGGTGAATCTCAGGATGGTTTGGGAGgaaccttaaagcccatcttgtTTCaatgcccctgccatgggcagggacacctcccactagaccaggttaccCAGGGAACTTCCTGGGGGAGAAAATCCCAGAGCAGGCACAAAGCTGGTGGGAAAAGATGCCAGAGGAAAACCAGGCAGGCATTTTCCTTTTGGCTGCAGCCCTCCATCACCCAGGGGCAGGAACACGCGCGCCCGGCCTGCCCGCGGCTCAGACGCAGCAGCAGAGCGTGGAGCAGTCCAGCCTGGCGGGGGTCCCGGCGCTCCCGGCCTTCTTGTTCtccttgggcagcagcagcacgaggGCCATGGCCAAGGCACAGTGGTAGAAGCTGTGCACGTAGGTGTAATCCCACTCCTGCGGGCAGGGAGAGCGCGGTGAGaagtgggagcagcagggccgggGACTTGCGTGAGGTGCGCGACATTAAATTTCTACAAGTAGCCAAAAGGAAGGGGATAAAAAAGATTCCTGAACCTTCTGCCTCCCTTTGCTGTCAGAGAATAAAGGATTTCCAGtgaacaaaaaaccctaaagcaAAGGGGATTTAACACGTTCTAATTTGCACATTTCCCGATTCTTGAATGAAGTGTTTCATTACCCCGCAAAGGACGTGGCGGCGAGGCCGGGGCGCGCGGGGAGGCGGCTTCTGCTAAGTGACATTTTTATGTTCTGCTAGAATTTGCAATTACTAAATGCTTTGAAAAATAATCCTTGGGGATGCCTGTGAGGTTGTATCTCGCAGCTCccaaagcacagagcagccGTAACGGCGGGGCTGAGCGCAGGCACGGCCGGCAGCTGTGTCGGGGGGTTATCGCCTGCCCGGCGGGACCCTTCGGAGCAGGACGGGGGgactggccagcagcaggaggaggaggatatAAACACAGGATCAAGTGCCCCTGGGAGTCACTGAGAGTCTTTTCTTTGGCGTGAGCCAGCTCTGGATCCGGCCATGCCTGGGTTGGATCCAGTCCCTGCCGCGTCGCTGCGAGGTGTCCTTAAGTCACCCGTGCCCAGTTTCCAAAAAACCCTGCTCGCACTTGACAAAGCCATTCTGAGGACCACGTGTGCCTGAGGAGAGCACATTCCCTGTCCTTGTCACTCActgaaggggggaaaaggggcagagcatcaccctgtgtgccacttGCTGTCACACCTGCCTCAAATGGAtcaggggatggggacaagcACGGAGGGACCCTCATCTCCAGCATGCCACCCCTGGAGCCCCACGCCTGAGCTGGGTTTTGTGCAAGCCTAGATGCAGCCCAGTGGTGTGAGTGGGGCTGTCCCTCTCTTGGTGATGTCCCTCACACCTTGTAGAGTCAGGGAGGGTGAGTGTGCACACAGGTACCTCAAAGAAGAACCTCAGCATCAGTGCCAGCGCCCCGAAACAGAAGCCAGGACCAATCTGTTGGGTGTAGACACTCTTGTCAGGATAGAGCCCTTTCTTCTCCTTCATCTTCTGCAgctgggaggaaggagagagcaCACCAAGTGGATTCACCTGGATTTACGTGGCTGCTCCACTCTCATTCCTTGTAGTAACActggtttttaaatattcagcCCCAAAGCCAGCTCAGGGAGTGTGTGCCCTCACAAACCCAGCTGTGGGAGAGCAGATCCCAGCACGGCATCTGCAGACTGGaggatgcagggtgctcccgtGCCTTGGTctcctccatccccatcccctccccatGGTGGCCACTTGCTTTTAGCTGCTGGCTTAGTGACAGTTTATAACTGGGGCTTGCACCACTGTATTTCCACGATGTTTGACATCATCTTTCTGCAATTTTTACCCCATCACTCCTTGCCCACTCCTGCAGTGGCTTTCCCACCTCACTCTCAGCTGGGTGCACAGCACAGTGGGGCACAGACTGCAGCACTGTGCCCGACTGTCCCAGCTGGATTCAGGCAGACTGCAGACAGATTCCTCTCCCCTTTATCACCGTGGTTTTATCCACATCTTCCCCAGATCTGAGGCAGTTTACCAgatccctctgcccctgagtaGCTGTAAAAACTCCATAAATACGTTCCTCCTGATTAGAAATGCAGGGACAGGAGATGTGGTAGATTGCTCAGACCGATCGAATCTGGCATTTATCACCCGGGCCGCCGTCTGCCTTCTGCTCAGGTTAAAGGAGAAATCACCGTGACACTGAGAGCTGCATCTTGAGGAGGAAATCCCTGGAACAAGCTGGACTCCTCCATGCAGGGTTCAGCCCTTTCCCCAGCGGGAGCACCCCACAAAGCCCACCCCACGTACCCATCTGACCGTGATCACCAGCACGGCCGTCCCGATGGGGCCCGAGTAGACGCCGTAGCCCCAGCGGTCGTGGTAGATCCTCACGGCGATGGTGAGCACGCCAAACATGATGAAGGTCGATCTCTTGGGCTCGTCAAActctgccagggctgagggacAGAGAACAGGGAGCACCAGCTCGCAGCCCTCCTTTTTCAGCTGGTCCCCTAAAGCCTTCCTGGGGtctctcctccctgccccagggttgcatctgtggctggttttctCTTCTCATGTCACActgctggggaaactgaggcacgtgGGGCAAAGCAAACCATCCTGAGGCATCTGAGTGGTGGGTCCAGGAGATgattgttggggttttgtttcagTGTTGCATGGGGAAGCTTAAAGGAGATTCCCtacccagaggagctgtggctgccccatccctggaagtgttccaggccaggttggatggggcctgGAGCAATATGGGATAGTGGACGGTGTCCctatccatggcagggggtggaacaaggtGGTCTTCAAAATCCCTTCCCACTTTAAACCACTCTATGATTTCCCTTTTACTAGACCCAGAATTCAGAGGCGATTGCAAAAACCCTCATGCCCTGCAAGCCCACAATCAGCTCTTGGGTtcatcctgcagctccagccttccCAAACTTGCCAGCTCACTCTGGCACAGGCTCCACCACCCCAGAGCAGTGGAACTCCCCCACTGATGCCATGGGGTCCCAGCTGCCCGGCCACGCCAGCACCTGCCCGGGGTTTGCAAGCTGGAAAACACCAGTGTGAGTAAATTATTAGAGGCTTTTGTTTAGCACAGAATGGGGTAATAACTGATAAAAGTTATGGATCCCAGTGGGCTCC is a genomic window of Passer domesticus isolate bPasDom1 chromosome 18, bPasDom1.hap1, whole genome shotgun sequence containing:
- the MYMK gene encoding protein myomaker, which produces MGSLVAKLLLPTLSSLVFLPTISIAAKRRFHMEAMVYFFTMFFVAFYHLCDSPGLSVLCFMRYDILEYFSIYGTALSIWVSLMALAEFDEPKRSTFIMFGVLTIAVRIYHDRWGYGVYSGPIGTAVLVITVRWLQKMKEKKGLYPDKSVYTQQIGPGFCFGALALMLRFFFEEWDYTYVHSFYHCALAMALVLLLPKENKKAGSAGTPARLDCSTLCCCV